One region of Drosophila subobscura isolate 14011-0131.10 chromosome J, UCBerk_Dsub_1.0, whole genome shotgun sequence genomic DNA includes:
- the LOC117895164 gene encoding uncharacterized protein LOC117895164: protein MSRESSSQRVIPVDTEALVASDENQAQLEMSQPNNASVLEAVRVIELVEIIPKYEGSVEKLDGFISAVEQILGLIKGEERSAVGTIALRAIRSKVIGAADRTLELNEVDLNWDNIKKALLSHFRDKRSEQDLIMELTHIKEKKLELEPLYQKVLELRKALVSLGKAKEPNPLLRREKTKWYEDMTLNAFLSAIKGPIGLTIRNIHVDDISKAYEIACRERNVYTLDGPEQGAKKYLTTENQAKETKEPLAQELDRKETQTPGVHRETPGWPQYQWGVNDQSSFGMPFPMNNGSGWPGFGFVYPMGGNPFRGAPFMQNEQAGYTRGPGRNQQYRNPRWGYDQQNNGRRWGQNNRQEQLAIQSPQDAGRSGQSRMSRMTNNTGQSYNSNNSRQSYAAQQTPSTSTRVSGQPAVGQLHNIQEEDGNFLQAASNKAQDT, encoded by the coding sequence ATGTCAAgggaaagcagcagccaaagggtTATTCCGGTAGACACGGAAGCTTTAGTAGCTAGTGACGAGAATCAAGCACAATTAGAGATGAGTCAACCCAACAACGCAAGTGTGCTCGAAGCGGTTCGAGTCATAGAGCTGGTGGAGATTATACCAAAGTATGAAGGAAGTGTAGAGAAGTTAGATGGGTTTATATCAGCGGTAGAGCAGATATTAGGCCTCATAAAAGGTGAGGAAAGGTCAGCGGTAGGAACTATAGCCCTTAGGGCTATAAGAAGCAAGGTAATAGGAGCGGCAGATAGGACATTGGAGTTGAATGAGGTAGATTTGAATTGGGACAACATTAAAAAGGCATTGCTGTCTCATTTTAGAGATAAGAGATCCGAGCAGGATTTAATCATGGAACTTACACACATAAAGGAGAAAAAATTGGAGTTAGAGCCACTATATCAAAAGGTGTTGGAGTTAAGAAAGGCACTCGTCAGCTTGGGTAAGGCCAAAGAGCCCAACCCGTTGCTAAGGAGGGAAAAAACCAAATGGTATGAAGACATGACACTAAACGCCTTCCTCTCGGCTATAAAAGGGCCGATAGGGCTAACAATTAGGAATATCCATGTAGACGACATTTCAAAGGCATACGAAATAGCCtgtagagagagaaatgtcTATACTCTGGATGGGCCGGAACAGGGGGCAAAAAAGTACCTGACAACAGAGAACCAGGCTAAAGAAACTAAAGAACCTTTGGCGCAAGAGCTCGACAGGAAAGAAACTCAGACGCCAGGGGTGCACCGGGAAACGCCAGGCTGGCCACAGTACCAATGGGGAGTCAACGATCAATCATCGTTCGGTATGCCGTTCCCAATGAATAATGGAAGTGGTTGGCCAGGTTTTGGGTTCGTCTACCCAATGGGTGGAAACCCCTTCAGGGGAGCTCCCTTTATGCAGAACGAACAAGCAGGGTACACTAGGGGCCCAGGTCGGAACCAGCAGTATAGGAACCCTAGATGGGGCTACGACCAACAGAACAATGGAAGGCGTTGGGGACAGAACAATCGCCAAGAGCAATTAGCGATCCAGTCACCACAAGACGCAGGGAGAAGCGGACAGTCAAGGATGTCTAGAATGACAAATAACACAGGGCAGTCATATAACTCCAACAATTCCAGACAGTCGTACGCAGCACAGCAGACACCTAGTACCTCAACTAGAGTTAGCGGACAACCCGCAGTTGGTCAGCTACACAATATTCAGGAAGAGGACGGAAATTTTCTCCAGGCAGCCTCGAACAAAGCACAGGATACCTAG